One window of the Streptomyces sp. ITFR-21 genome contains the following:
- a CDS encoding hemolysin family protein, with the protein MTAVQLIVGLLTVVVNAFFVGAEFAMISVRRSQVEPLAEAGSRRARRVVWGLEHLSPLLAAAQLGITACTLVLGIVAEPAIAHLLEPLFHAAHVPHGVVHPVSFVIALAVATYLHMLFGEMVPKNVALAEPVRTALLLGPPLVGLTRALRPAVFGVNTLANGGLRLLRVEPRSEVEAAFSDDELSRMVVDAGAAGLLDERAAERLRDALELGRRPVGGIVLPAARVVRAQLGITAEGLEALGARSGFSRFPVADADGRVLGYLHVKDALDAEPRDAPFPRSALRPITRVVAATPLDDVLTAMRAGRAHLAAVVDDEGRGVGLVTMEDVLKELVGQVRP; encoded by the coding sequence GTGACCGCCGTCCAGCTGATCGTCGGGCTGCTCACCGTGGTGGTGAACGCCTTCTTCGTCGGCGCGGAGTTCGCGATGATCTCGGTGCGCCGCAGCCAGGTCGAGCCGCTCGCCGAGGCCGGGAGCCGGCGGGCCCGCCGGGTGGTGTGGGGGCTGGAGCACCTGTCGCCGCTGCTGGCCGCGGCGCAGCTGGGCATCACCGCCTGCACCCTGGTACTGGGCATCGTGGCGGAGCCCGCCATCGCGCACCTGCTGGAGCCGCTCTTCCACGCCGCGCACGTGCCGCACGGCGTGGTGCACCCGGTGTCCTTCGTGATCGCGCTGGCCGTGGCCACGTATCTGCACATGCTGTTCGGCGAGATGGTGCCGAAGAACGTCGCGCTGGCCGAGCCGGTACGGACCGCGCTGCTGCTGGGGCCGCCGCTGGTGGGACTGACCCGGGCGCTACGGCCGGCCGTCTTCGGGGTCAACACGCTGGCCAACGGGGGGCTGCGGCTGCTGCGGGTCGAGCCCAGGTCCGAGGTGGAGGCGGCGTTCTCCGACGACGAGCTGTCCCGGATGGTGGTCGACGCCGGCGCCGCCGGGCTGCTGGACGAGCGGGCCGCCGAGCGGCTGCGGGACGCGCTGGAGCTGGGCCGGCGGCCGGTCGGCGGGATCGTGCTGCCGGCCGCGCGGGTGGTGCGGGCGCAGCTCGGCATCACCGCGGAGGGCCTGGAGGCGCTGGGCGCCCGCTCCGGCTTCTCCCGCTTCCCGGTCGCCGACGCGGACGGCCGGGTACTGGGCTATCTGCACGTGAAGGACGCGCTGGACGCCGAACCGCGCGACGCGCCCTTCCCCCGGTCCGCGCTGCGCCCCATCACCCGGGTGGTGGCCGCGACGCCGCTGGACGACGTGCTCACCGCGATGCGCGCGGGCCGCGCCCACCTGGCGGCGGTGGTGGACGACGAGGGGCGCGGGGTGGGGCTGGTGACGATGGAGGACGTGCTCAAGGAGCTGGTCGGGCAGGTCCGGCCGTAG
- a CDS encoding hemolysin family protein, protein MTEVLLLVVALLLTFACGVFVAAEFSLTTVERGELERAAREGERGAAAALAGVRTLTVQLSGAQLGITATGLVIGMLAEPSVGKLLRGPLRGAGLPASGASSLGLVLGTAVSTVVLMVIGELIPKNWAISRPLPVVKAVGGPQGRFTAAFGPLIRHLDGTANRVLRRMGLEPTEELASTRGPQELVALARYSAKEGALEADTAELFVRTLSLADLTAENVMTPRVQVTALEVRTTAEDVANATRATGLSRFPVYRDTLDAVVGTVHIKDVLAVPAGRRRQLPVTELLREPLLVPESLTVDRLLDRLSGRQTMAVVIDEYGGTAGVVTLEDIVEEVVGEVRDEHDPQEVPVLLFLREDTGGHRVYDADGATRTEDQLGRIGLRVPEGPYETLAGLVAQRLGRIPREGDVVELGGWRIEVTEAVGRRAARARLVSPPRAAAGAGPGR, encoded by the coding sequence ATGACCGAAGTGCTGCTCCTGGTGGTGGCCCTGCTGCTCACCTTCGCCTGTGGCGTGTTCGTGGCCGCCGAGTTCTCCCTGACCACCGTCGAGCGCGGAGAGCTGGAACGCGCGGCGCGCGAGGGCGAGCGGGGGGCCGCGGCGGCACTGGCCGGTGTCCGCACCCTGACCGTCCAGCTGTCCGGCGCCCAGCTCGGTATCACCGCGACCGGGCTGGTCATCGGCATGCTGGCCGAGCCGTCGGTCGGCAAACTGCTGCGTGGCCCGCTGCGGGGCGCCGGTCTGCCCGCCTCCGGGGCGTCCTCGCTCGGCCTGGTGCTGGGCACCGCCGTCTCCACCGTGGTGCTGATGGTGATCGGCGAGCTGATCCCGAAGAACTGGGCGATCTCCCGGCCGCTGCCGGTGGTGAAGGCGGTCGGCGGGCCGCAGGGGCGGTTCACCGCCGCCTTCGGGCCGCTGATCCGGCATCTGGACGGCACCGCCAACCGGGTGCTGCGCCGGATGGGCCTGGAGCCCACCGAGGAACTGGCCTCGACCCGCGGGCCGCAGGAGCTGGTGGCGCTCGCCCGGTACTCCGCGAAGGAGGGCGCGCTGGAGGCGGACACCGCCGAGCTGTTCGTCCGCACCCTGAGTCTGGCCGACCTCACCGCCGAGAACGTGATGACGCCCCGGGTCCAGGTCACCGCCCTGGAGGTGCGGACCACCGCCGAGGACGTGGCGAACGCCACCCGCGCCACCGGCCTGTCCCGCTTCCCGGTCTACCGCGACACCCTCGACGCGGTGGTCGGCACCGTGCACATCAAGGACGTGCTCGCCGTACCGGCTGGCCGCAGACGGCAGCTGCCGGTGACGGAACTGCTGCGCGAGCCGCTGCTGGTGCCGGAGTCGCTGACCGTGGACCGGCTGCTCGACCGGCTGTCCGGGCGGCAGACGATGGCGGTGGTGATCGACGAGTACGGCGGTACGGCGGGCGTGGTGACGCTGGAGGACATCGTGGAGGAGGTGGTCGGCGAGGTCCGCGACGAGCACGATCCGCAGGAGGTGCCCGTGCTGCTCTTCCTGCGCGAGGACACCGGGGGCCACCGGGTCTACGACGCCGACGGGGCCACCAGGACCGAGGACCAGCTGGGGCGGATCGGGCTGCGCGTACCGGAGGGGCCGTACGAGACGCTGGCCGGCCTGGTGGCGCAGCGGCTCGGCCGGATCCCCCGGGAGGGGGACGTGGTGGAGCTGGGCGGTTGGCGGATCGAGGTCACCGAGGCGGTGGGGCGGCGGGCGGCGCGGGCCCGGCTGGTGTCGCCGCCGCGGGCCGCGGCGGGCGCGGGGCCGGGCCGGTGA
- a CDS encoding antitoxin, with protein sequence MAKTQLNVRVDEATAETARERASQRGISVNRYIEELVQQDEGESGRAFVQAAADFMQRYEQVFDEEFGGRSEGSR encoded by the coding sequence ATGGCGAAGACCCAGTTGAACGTTCGGGTGGACGAAGCCACCGCCGAGACGGCGCGGGAGCGGGCCTCACAGCGCGGCATCAGCGTGAACCGCTACATCGAGGAACTCGTCCAGCAGGACGAGGGGGAGAGCGGCCGGGCGTTCGTGCAGGCCGCGGCGGACTTCATGCAGCGCTACGAACAGGTCTTCGACGAGGAGTTCGGCGGCCGGAGCGAAGGCTCCCGTTGA
- a CDS encoding ATP-binding protein, with the protein MADLQETSVTLPSEAASVTAARRCVSRQLLEWGLPPDDPAADTVRLIVSELATNAVLHTSGQSPTFTMDIRLERGEQLHIGVTDSHPRWPRRLPTAAQQDNGRGLVIVRLLAAESGGGLRVTPTGDGGKTVWITLPWAVPVR; encoded by the coding sequence ATGGCAGATCTCCAGGAAACCTCGGTCACCCTGCCCAGCGAAGCCGCGTCGGTGACGGCGGCCCGGCGCTGCGTGAGCAGGCAGCTGCTGGAGTGGGGGCTGCCGCCCGACGACCCGGCCGCCGACACGGTACGGCTGATCGTCTCCGAGCTCGCCACCAACGCGGTCCTGCACACTTCCGGACAGTCGCCGACCTTCACCATGGACATCCGGCTCGAACGCGGCGAGCAGCTCCACATCGGCGTCACCGACAGCCACCCGCGGTGGCCGCGGCGGCTGCCCACGGCGGCGCAGCAGGACAACGGCCGCGGCCTGGTGATCGTCCGGCTGCTGGCCGCGGAATCGGGCGGCGGGCTGCGCGTCACCCCGACCGGCGACGGCGGCAAGACGGTGTGGATCACCCTCCCGTGGGCGGTCCCGGTGCGCTGA
- a CDS encoding 8-amino-7-oxononanoate synthase, with product MGSADGTQQAGPAGPFGWIADQDRIRRAAGLRRELRHRPADSPLLDLAGNDYLGLARHPEVTRAGADACLRWGAGATGSRLVTGSTALHAELEAELADFTGFEAALVFASGYAANLAAVTALTGPGTLLVSDAANHASLIDGCRLSRATTEVVPHADPDAVRKALAGHGGRAVVVSDSVFSVDGDAAPLPALAAACRNYGAALLVDDAHGLGVLGRAGRGAAHAAGLAGAPDVVCTATLSKALGAQGGVVLGPAAVVEHLVNAARTFIFDTGLAPAAAGAALGALRLLRREPERPARSRAVARDFHRLLTGAGLDATAPDACVVSVRAPSPEAAFGWAAACRAEGLAVGCFRPPSVPDGVSRLRLTARCDLTDAQVAGAVDVVVRAAPRG from the coding sequence GTGGGCAGCGCCGACGGTACGCAGCAGGCCGGGCCCGCCGGTCCGTTCGGCTGGATCGCCGACCAGGACCGGATCCGCCGCGCGGCCGGACTGCGCCGGGAACTGCGGCACCGGCCGGCCGACTCGCCGCTGCTGGACCTCGCGGGCAACGACTACCTCGGCCTGGCTCGGCACCCCGAGGTCACCCGGGCCGGCGCGGACGCCTGCCTGCGCTGGGGCGCGGGCGCCACCGGCTCCCGGCTGGTCACCGGCAGCACCGCGCTGCACGCCGAACTGGAGGCGGAACTCGCCGACTTCACCGGCTTCGAGGCGGCCCTGGTGTTCGCCTCCGGCTACGCCGCCAACCTCGCCGCGGTCACCGCGCTCACCGGTCCCGGCACCCTGCTGGTCTCCGACGCCGCCAATCACGCCTCCCTGATCGACGGCTGCCGGCTCTCGCGCGCCACCACCGAGGTGGTGCCGCACGCCGACCCCGACGCGGTCCGCAAGGCGCTGGCCGGGCACGGGGGGCGCGCGGTGGTGGTCAGCGACTCGGTGTTCTCGGTCGACGGCGACGCCGCCCCGCTGCCCGCGCTCGCCGCGGCCTGCCGCAACTACGGCGCCGCGCTGCTCGTCGACGACGCCCACGGCCTCGGCGTGCTCGGCCGGGCCGGGCGCGGGGCGGCGCACGCGGCGGGCCTGGCCGGGGCACCCGACGTGGTGTGCACCGCCACGCTGTCCAAGGCGCTGGGCGCCCAGGGGGGCGTGGTGCTGGGCCCGGCGGCCGTCGTCGAACACCTGGTGAACGCGGCCCGCACCTTCATCTTTGACACCGGCCTGGCCCCGGCCGCCGCCGGCGCCGCGCTCGGCGCGCTGCGGCTGCTGCGCCGCGAGCCCGAGCGCCCGGCCCGCTCGCGGGCGGTCGCCCGGGACTTCCACCGGCTGCTGACCGGCGCGGGCCTGGACGCGACCGCGCCGGACGCCTGCGTGGTGTCGGTGCGGGCACCCTCGCCGGAGGCCGCGTTCGGCTGGGCGGCGGCCTGCCGGGCCGAGGGGCTCGCGGTCGGCTGCTTCCGCCCGCCGTCGGTGCCCGACGGGGTCTCCCGGCTGCGGCTGACCGCCCGCTGCGACCTGACGGACGCCCAGGTGGCCGGCGCGGTGGACGTGGTGGTCCGGGCCGCACCGCGCGGCTGA
- a CDS encoding SGNH/GDSL hydrolase family protein — translation MQTPVTYSSFVAVGDSFTEGMSDLLPDGTYRGWADLLAARLAARDPGFRYANLAVRGKLIRQIADDQVDTAAAMGADLITLVGGLNDTLRPACDVDEVCALLESSVERLAPACKQLVLMRSPIRRGPVATRFLPRMEQLFGFVGELAERHGALVVDLYGAQVLGDARMWADDRLHLTAEGHERVAEAVWQALGLPAEAQWTLDLPPALPARWAARRRADLRFTRDHLMPWIGRRLTGRSSGDGRPPKRPELRPYHDQ, via the coding sequence ATGCAGACGCCAGTCACGTACTCCAGTTTCGTCGCGGTCGGCGACTCCTTCACCGAGGGCATGTCCGACCTGCTGCCCGACGGCACCTACCGGGGGTGGGCCGACCTGCTCGCGGCCCGGCTCGCGGCCCGCGACCCCGGCTTCCGGTACGCCAACCTCGCGGTGCGGGGCAAGCTGATCCGGCAGATAGCCGACGACCAGGTCGACACCGCCGCCGCCATGGGCGCGGACCTGATCACCCTGGTCGGCGGCCTCAACGACACGCTGCGGCCCGCGTGCGACGTGGACGAGGTGTGCGCGCTGCTGGAAAGCTCCGTGGAGCGGCTGGCGCCGGCCTGCAAACAGCTGGTCCTGATGCGCAGCCCGATCCGGCGCGGCCCGGTCGCCACCCGGTTCCTGCCGCGGATGGAGCAGCTGTTCGGCTTCGTCGGGGAACTGGCCGAGCGGCACGGCGCGCTGGTGGTGGACCTGTACGGGGCGCAGGTGCTCGGCGACGCGCGGATGTGGGCCGACGACCGCCTCCACCTGACCGCCGAGGGCCACGAGCGCGTCGCGGAGGCGGTGTGGCAGGCACTGGGCCTGCCCGCCGAGGCGCAGTGGACGCTGGACCTGCCGCCCGCCTTGCCGGCCCGGTGGGCCGCCCGGCGCCGCGCCGACCTGCGGTTCACCCGCGACCACCTGATGCCGTGGATAGGCCGCCGCCTCACCGGCCGCTCCTCCGGCGACGGCCGCCCGCCCAAGCGTCCGGAACTGCGGCCCTACCACGACCAGTAG
- a CDS encoding adenosylmethionine--8-amino-7-oxononanoate transaminase, translated as MPDAPGAPLAPDVLLGLDREHVWHPYGPMPGRQEPLVVASAAGVRLRLAAPAEGRTELVDGMSSWWSAIHGYRHPALDEAVRAQLSRMSHVMFGGLTHEPAVRLAARLVEITPEPLRHVFLADSGSVSVEVAVKMCLQYWRSLGRPTKRRLLTWRGGYHGDTWQPMSVCDPDGGMHHLWSGVLQRQVFADAPPPGFDAPVDPVYAAGLRELVGRHADELAAVIVEPVVQGAGGMSFHSPGYLRVLREACDEYGVLLVLDEIATGFGRTGRLFAAEHAGVSPDVMCVGKALTGGYLSMAAALCTSRVAEGISRGDVPVLAHGPTFMGNPLAAAVACASVDLLLDQDWAREVKRVEAGLREGLAGAAALPGVRDVRVLGAIGVVQLDHEVDMAAATRAAVRAGVWLRPFRDLVYAMPPYVTGDEDVARICAALRDAAAAG; from the coding sequence ATGCCTGACGCGCCGGGCGCTCCGCTGGCGCCGGACGTGCTGCTCGGCCTGGACCGGGAGCACGTCTGGCACCCTTACGGTCCGATGCCGGGCCGTCAGGAACCGCTGGTCGTGGCGTCCGCGGCGGGAGTGCGGCTGCGGCTGGCCGCGCCCGCCGAGGGGCGCACCGAGCTGGTCGACGGCATGTCGTCGTGGTGGTCGGCGATCCACGGCTACCGGCACCCGGCGCTGGACGAGGCGGTGCGGGCGCAGTTGTCGCGGATGAGCCATGTGATGTTCGGCGGGCTCACCCACGAGCCGGCGGTCCGGCTGGCCGCCCGGCTGGTGGAGATCACGCCGGAGCCGCTGCGGCACGTCTTCCTCGCCGACTCCGGTTCGGTGTCGGTCGAGGTCGCGGTCAAGATGTGCCTGCAGTACTGGCGTTCGCTCGGCAGGCCGACCAAGCGGCGGCTGCTGACCTGGCGCGGCGGCTACCACGGCGACACCTGGCAGCCGATGTCCGTGTGCGACCCGGACGGCGGTATGCACCATCTGTGGTCCGGGGTGCTCCAGCGGCAGGTCTTCGCGGACGCGCCGCCGCCGGGCTTCGACGCCCCGGTGGACCCGGTGTACGCGGCGGGGCTGCGCGAGCTGGTCGGGCGGCACGCCGACGAGCTGGCCGCGGTGATCGTGGAGCCGGTGGTGCAGGGCGCGGGCGGCATGTCCTTCCACTCCCCCGGGTATTTGCGGGTGCTGCGGGAAGCGTGCGACGAGTACGGCGTGCTGCTGGTCCTGGACGAGATCGCCACCGGCTTCGGCCGCACCGGGCGGCTCTTCGCCGCCGAGCACGCCGGTGTGTCGCCCGACGTGATGTGCGTCGGCAAGGCGCTCACCGGGGGCTACCTGTCGATGGCCGCGGCGCTGTGCACCTCGCGGGTGGCCGAGGGGATCTCCCGGGGCGATGTGCCGGTGCTGGCCCACGGCCCGACCTTCATGGGCAACCCGCTGGCGGCGGCGGTCGCCTGCGCGTCCGTCGACCTGCTGCTGGACCAGGACTGGGCGCGGGAGGTCAAGCGGGTGGAGGCCGGGCTGCGGGAGGGGCTGGCCGGGGCCGCCGCCCTCCCGGGCGTCCGCGACGTCCGCGTGCTCGGGGCGATCGGGGTGGTCCAGCTCGACCACGAGGTGGACATGGCCGCCGCGACCCGGGCGGCGGTACGGGCCGGGGTCTGGCTGCGGCCGTTCCGCGACCTGGTGTACGCGATGCCGCCCTACGTCACCGGCGACGAGGACGTGGCGCGGATCTGCGCGGCGCTGCGGGACGCGGCGGCGGCGGGCTGA
- a CDS encoding C40 family peptidase produces the protein MSARLSRLGAASVLTAAAVAVPSLLPGAAPRAQAAATAAKALNVAASKKGSPYQWGASGPYRFDCSGLTLYSFKQAGKKIPRTAAAQYNSTRHITAGSRKAGDLVFFHSGSSVSSVYHVGIYAGGGNIWHAPKTGAKVRLERIWTGGVWYGRVR, from the coding sequence ATGTCGGCCCGGCTGTCCCGGCTCGGGGCGGCCTCCGTGCTCACCGCTGCGGCGGTCGCCGTACCGTCGCTGCTGCCGGGAGCCGCGCCGCGGGCGCAGGCCGCGGCAACGGCCGCCAAGGCCCTCAACGTGGCCGCTTCGAAGAAGGGCTCGCCTTACCAGTGGGGCGCGTCCGGCCCCTACCGCTTCGACTGCTCCGGGCTGACGCTGTACTCGTTCAAGCAGGCGGGCAAGAAGATCCCGCGCACCGCGGCCGCCCAGTACAACAGCACCCGGCACATCACTGCCGGCTCGCGGAAGGCCGGTGACCTGGTGTTCTTCCACTCCGGCTCGTCCGTCTCCTCGGTCTACCACGTCGGGATCTACGCGGGCGGCGGCAACATCTGGCACGCGCCCAAGACCGGCGCGAAGGTCCGGCTGGAGCGGATCTGGACCGGCGGCGTCTGGTACGGCCGGGTGCGGTGA
- a CDS encoding DUF397 domain-containing protein, which translates to MTTRARYPSSAAALSGLAWRRSSHSTAANNCVETARLAAGELAVRDSKDPLGPALLFPPGAWTDFVRALTGDGLGPV; encoded by the coding sequence ATGACGACGCGGGCCCGTTATCCTTCCTCCGCCGCCGCGCTTTCCGGCCTGGCCTGGCGGCGCAGCAGCCACAGTACGGCCGCGAACAACTGCGTGGAGACGGCCAGGCTGGCGGCGGGAGAACTGGCGGTGCGCGACTCCAAGGACCCGCTGGGCCCGGCCCTGCTCTTCCCGCCCGGCGCCTGGACCGACTTCGTACGGGCGCTGACCGGCGACGGCCTCGGACCGGTCTGA
- a CDS encoding fic family toxin-antitoxin system, toxin component, which produces MTLRIDLAWLLMVAEHNTPGDPQVTDWGALVAAVSRHHAEIFGRPVYPDEHTRAAALLQLLVHVPALERSNALFATAVAYAYLVAGGLKVTTTPERVRELARLVKDGAADLDRIAAELRAWTV; this is translated from the coding sequence TTGACCCTGCGGATCGACCTCGCCTGGCTGCTGATGGTCGCCGAGCACAACACCCCCGGCGACCCGCAGGTCACCGACTGGGGCGCGCTCGTCGCCGCGGTCAGCAGACACCACGCCGAGATCTTCGGCCGGCCCGTCTACCCCGACGAGCACACCCGCGCCGCGGCGCTGCTCCAACTGCTGGTGCACGTGCCCGCGCTGGAACGCTCCAACGCCCTCTTCGCGACCGCCGTCGCCTACGCCTACCTGGTGGCCGGCGGCCTCAAGGTCACCACCACCCCGGAGCGGGTCAGGGAGCTGGCCCGGCTGGTCAAGGACGGTGCCGCGGACCTGGACCGGATCGCCGCGGAACTGCGCGCCTGGACCGTGTGA
- the bioD gene encoding dethiobiotin synthase: protein MAIVVVTGTGTEVGKTVATAAVAAASLAQGLSVAVLKPAQTGVGDGEPGDAAEVARLAGEVTAVELARYPEPLAPATAARRAGLEAVGPQEIAEAAAKLAAVHDVVLVEGAGGLLVRYDQRGSTLADAAALLRARVLLVAPAGLGTLNATALTAEALQARRIGCLGVIIGSWRAEPELAERCNLADLPEAAGAPLLGALPEAAGALSPEAFRTAAPNWLAPQLGGGWHAAAFVKAYAPPPFRAASGVA from the coding sequence ATGGCCATCGTGGTCGTCACCGGGACGGGTACCGAGGTGGGGAAGACGGTGGCGACGGCCGCCGTGGCCGCCGCGTCGCTGGCCCAGGGGCTGAGCGTGGCGGTGCTGAAGCCCGCGCAGACGGGGGTGGGCGACGGCGAGCCCGGGGACGCCGCGGAGGTGGCGCGGCTGGCCGGCGAGGTGACGGCGGTGGAACTGGCCCGGTATCCCGAGCCGTTGGCGCCGGCGACCGCCGCACGGCGGGCCGGCCTGGAGGCGGTCGGGCCGCAGGAGATCGCGGAGGCGGCGGCCAAGCTGGCGGCGGTGCACGACGTGGTGCTGGTGGAGGGCGCGGGCGGGCTGCTGGTGCGCTACGACCAGCGGGGCTCGACGCTGGCCGACGCGGCGGCGCTGCTGCGTGCCCGGGTCCTGCTGGTCGCCCCGGCCGGGCTCGGCACCCTCAACGCGACGGCGCTCACCGCGGAAGCGCTCCAGGCCCGGAGGATCGGCTGCCTCGGGGTGATCATCGGCAGCTGGCGGGCCGAGCCGGAGCTCGCCGAGCGCTGCAACCTCGCCGACCTCCCCGAGGCGGCCGGCGCCCCTTTGCTCGGCGCCCTGCCGGAGGCCGCGGGCGCGCTGTCCCCCGAGGCGTTCCGAACCGCCGCCCCCAACTGGCTGGCGCCCCAGCTCGGCGGCGGCTGGCACGCCGCCGCCTTCGTCAAGGCCTACGCCCCGCCGCCTTTCCGGGCGGCCTCCGGCGTCGCGTAG
- the bioB gene encoding biotin synthase BioB yields the protein MDLLTALVDKGLRRELPTRDEALAVLATSDDELLDVVAAAGRVRRQWFGRRVKLNYLVNLKSGLCPEDCSYCSQRLGSQADILKYSWLKPDQAVDAARAGVAGGAKRVCLVASGRGPTDRDVDRVSQTIEAIKGQHEDVEVCACLGLLSDGQAERLRAAGADAYNHNLNTSESTYGDITTTHTYADRVDTVHRAQAAGLSACSGLIAGMGESDEDLVDVVFGLRALDPDSVPVNFLIPFEGTPLAKEWNLTPQRCLRILAMVRFVCPDVEVRLAGGREVHLRTMQPLALQLANSIFLGDYLTSEGQAGQADLDMIADAGFEVEGAQTRTLPDHRELPAAGLCGTHGSDGAGRGTDEAGCGGHAGGACGSHRPGVAAAAGVSAPGGVRTDLVAVRRRGAGTDLPPNA from the coding sequence ATGGATCTCCTGACCGCACTGGTGGACAAGGGGCTGCGCCGCGAGCTGCCCACGCGGGACGAGGCACTGGCCGTCCTGGCGACCTCCGACGACGAACTGCTCGATGTGGTGGCCGCGGCGGGCCGGGTCCGCCGCCAGTGGTTCGGCCGCCGGGTCAAGCTCAACTACCTGGTGAACCTCAAGTCCGGGCTGTGCCCCGAGGACTGCTCGTACTGCTCGCAGCGCCTCGGCTCGCAGGCCGACATCCTCAAGTACTCCTGGCTGAAGCCCGACCAGGCCGTGGACGCCGCCCGCGCCGGAGTGGCCGGCGGCGCCAAGCGGGTCTGCCTGGTGGCCAGCGGGCGCGGTCCCACCGACCGCGACGTGGACCGGGTGTCGCAGACCATCGAGGCGATCAAGGGGCAGCACGAGGACGTCGAGGTGTGCGCGTGCCTCGGCCTGCTCTCCGACGGCCAGGCCGAACGGCTGCGGGCGGCCGGCGCGGACGCCTACAACCACAACCTCAACACCTCCGAGAGCACCTACGGGGACATCACCACCACCCACACCTACGCCGACCGGGTGGACACCGTGCACCGCGCCCAGGCGGCCGGCCTGTCGGCGTGCTCCGGGCTGATCGCGGGCATGGGCGAGAGCGACGAGGACCTGGTGGACGTGGTGTTCGGGCTGCGCGCGCTCGACCCGGACTCGGTGCCGGTGAACTTCCTGATCCCGTTCGAGGGCACCCCGCTGGCCAAGGAGTGGAACCTCACCCCGCAGCGCTGCCTGCGGATCCTGGCGATGGTGCGGTTCGTCTGCCCGGACGTCGAGGTACGGCTGGCCGGCGGGCGCGAGGTGCACCTGCGGACGATGCAGCCGCTGGCCCTTCAGCTGGCCAACTCGATCTTCCTGGGCGACTACCTGACCAGCGAGGGGCAGGCCGGCCAGGCCGACCTCGACATGATCGCCGACGCGGGCTTCGAGGTGGAGGGCGCCCAGACCCGTACGCTGCCGGACCACAGGGAACTCCCGGCCGCCGGGCTGTGCGGGACCCACGGGTCCGACGGGGCCGGCCGCGGTACGGACGAGGCGGGCTGCGGCGGGCACGCGGGCGGCGCCTGCGGGTCGCACCGGCCGGGGGTGGCCGCGGCGGCGGGGGTGTCGGCGCCGGGCGGTGTGCGGACGGATCTGGTCGCGGTACGGCGGCGGGGCGCGGGGACGGATCTGCCGCCCAATGCCTGA
- a CDS encoding helix-turn-helix domain-containing protein: protein MERVPAVRRRRLGEELRRLRDRAGLTSGEAARLAGWHQSKVSRIETGRSSVRAEDVTVLLDVYAVRDPALRDLLGTLADRGFQRGWWHDFRDVLPVEYRDFISLETGASRARSMENTVVPGLLQTADYARALTADVMPQLSRRELDALVDVRLARQAVLYQERPLELWAVLDEAVLRRGVGGRAVMAGQLRRLAEAAELPQVRLHVLPFAAGGHTGVTNSFVIFSFPRSADLDVVVVDHLTSSLYVDQKEHIEAYAAAFTRLHTRALPGDESAAMIARIHAELSG, encoded by the coding sequence ATGGAACGGGTCCCCGCCGTACGGCGACGCAGACTTGGTGAGGAGTTACGCCGATTGCGCGACCGCGCCGGGCTCACCAGTGGTGAAGCGGCCAGGCTGGCCGGATGGCACCAGTCGAAAGTCAGCCGGATCGAGACCGGCCGCAGCAGTGTCCGCGCCGAGGACGTGACGGTGCTCCTGGACGTCTACGCGGTCCGTGATCCGGCTCTGCGGGACCTGCTCGGCACCTTGGCCGACCGGGGCTTCCAGCGGGGTTGGTGGCACGACTTCCGCGATGTGCTGCCGGTGGAGTACCGCGACTTCATCAGTCTGGAGACGGGCGCCAGCCGGGCCCGCTCGATGGAGAACACCGTGGTCCCGGGCCTGCTGCAGACCGCGGACTACGCCCGCGCGCTGACCGCGGACGTGATGCCGCAGCTGAGCCGGCGGGAGCTGGACGCCCTGGTCGACGTACGGCTGGCCCGGCAGGCGGTGCTGTACCAGGAGCGGCCGCTGGAGCTGTGGGCGGTGCTCGACGAGGCGGTGCTGCGGCGCGGGGTCGGCGGGCGGGCGGTGATGGCGGGTCAGCTGCGCAGGCTGGCGGAGGCGGCGGAGCTTCCGCAGGTCCGGCTGCATGTGCTGCCCTTCGCGGCCGGCGGGCACACGGGAGTGACAAATTCTTTCGTCATCTTCTCATTTCCGCGCAGTGCCGATCTGGACGTGGTTGTTGTCGACCATTTGACGAGTAGTCTCTACGTCGATCAGAAAGAGCACATCGAGGCATACGCAGCCGCGTTCACCCGATTGCACACGCGGGCTCTTCCCGGCGATGAGTCGGCGGCCATGATCGCACGGATCCATGCGGAGTTGTCGGGTTAG